From Anopheles coluzzii chromosome 3, AcolN3, whole genome shotgun sequence, the proteins below share one genomic window:
- the LOC125907198 gene encoding AT-rich binding protein-like: QDDHGYHQPAQQQQQQQQQQHHHHHQQQQQQLHHQQSSQTHYQQQSAIGTISHDSTQPPLSLPPPPYQHSSSASSTSSLSSCDRREDTLVASELDEAIGSASVTDSNTSNGNNTFIIIIQNDGGVGEGPV, from the coding sequence CAGGATGATCATGGCTACCATCAGCcggcacagcaacagcagcagcagcagcagcagcaacaccatcaccaccatcagcagcagcaacaacagctacACCATCAGCAGTCGTCGCAGACACATTATCAGCAGCAGTCGGCAATTGGCACAATATCGCACGATTCTACCCAGCCACCGCTGTcgctgccaccgccgccgtaTCAACATTCCTCGTCGGCATCATCAACCTCCTCGCTATCGTCGTGCGATCGCCGGGAGGACACACTCGTTGCGAGCGAGCTGGACGAAGCAATAGGATCCGCGTCGGTAACGGATAGCAATACGAGCAATGGCAACAATacgttcatcatcatcatccagaACGATGGCGGCGTTGGCGAGGGACCCGTCTAG